CGAATCCGTCCGCGGAGCGGATTCTCGGCGGGCCGATCGAGGGCGATCCGATCGCCGAACACTTCCCCGCCGACGAGTTCGACCTCGAATCGGTGTCGGGGACGACACTGACGATCGTCGTCGAGGGCCAGCAACGCACCTACGACGTGACCCACTCGACCCTGTCCGACGATCACGGGCGGACCGTCGGCTACGTCCTCCAGTTCAGGGACGTCACGGATCGGCACACGTACCAACAGCGGCTGAAAGTCGCCAACCGGGTGTTGCGTCACGACCTCCGGAACCGGATGAACGTGATCACGGGGTGGGCGGACGAACTCGCCGAACACGAGACGGAGGACGTGCGGGTGATCGGCGAACGGATCACGACGACGGCAGACGAACTGGTCGAGTTGGGCGAGCAGGTTCGACTTCTGGTCGAGACGGCCGACTACGTCGGGCGACCGAACGAATCCGTCGACCTCGGTGCGCACGTTACGCCAGTCGTGGAGGATATCCGAACCGCTCACCCCGAAGCGACGGTGGAGACGGAACTCCCCACGGGGACGACGGTGCTCGTTCCCCATCCCAGGCTGCTCACGATCAGCGTCGAAAGCCTCCTCGAAAACGCGGTCGAACACAACGACGCCGAGCGGCCGTGGGTGAAAGTGACCGTCGAGTCGGTGTCGGAGCCGGACGACTACACCCGACTTCACGTTGCGGACGACGGTCCCGGTATCCCCGAAGCCGAACTGGAGGCGTTACGGGAGGGAAGCGAGACGTCGCTGAAACACGGGAGCGGCCTCGGCCTCTGGCTGGTCCACTGGACCGTCACCGCCGCGGGCGGCACCGTGTCGTTCGAACGGCGGGACCCACGGGGAAGCGTCGTCACGATCGCGTTGCGCCCTGGGGACTGATGCGGGTTATCGTCAGTTAGTGCCGATGGTTCGCCGGACCGTCGTGGCGAACCACCGATACACCGTTACGACGGCCGTGCCGACCACCAACGCGTATTAGTGACTCGTCGGCGTACGAGCGAGGTGGAAGGGTGGCTCAGTGGTAGAGCGTTCTCGCCGGTCGCCGGCCTCCGCGTCGACGCGGACCGGGTAGCCGGCGAGGGAGTCGACCGATTCTCGGTCGGCACACGGCTTCGCGTGGTTCGAATCCCGCCCCTTCCAGTTCGCAATCAGGAGTTTCGCGGAGAGCGGGCAGTACGGACGTCCGCGCCGTCGCGGACCATATCTTCACAGCGGGGGCATACGCGGGGTTCGTCCACGCCGTCCGGCGTAAACACCCGGGCGTAGTCACGGGTGACGAACGCACCACAGTTCTGGCACTCGGGCATACGGCGGGGAAATCGCGTCAGATTTTACATAAGTCTTGGGGCAAGGGCCGAAAGTGATTTTAATAACCTATAGTTATTATGCCGCATGGAACTACCCACGCCACAGGACCTGCGGGAGCGGCGGACCTCGCTGGATCTCACCCAGAGCGCCCTCGCCGAGATGGCGGGCGTCTCGCAGCCGCTGATCGCACGGATCGAAGGCGGGGACGTCGATCCGCGCCTCTCGACGTTGCGCCGCATCGTGGCGGCGCTCGACGAGGCCGAGGGCGGCGTCGTCCGGGCCGAGGACCTGATGAACGAGGAGCTGGTCAGCGTCGCACCGGACGACTCCGTCGCGGACGCCGAACGGCAGATGGAGGACGCGGCCTTCTCACAGCTCCCCGTCCTGCAGAGCGGACTGCCCGTCGGCTCGATCAGTTACAGCGACATCCGCCGTGCGGGGGAAAACGTCGGGCAGAAGGCCGTCGCGGAGATCATGAGCGAGCAGTTCCCCACCGTCTCGCGCGAGGACTCCGTCGACAAGATCAGCAACCTGCTCGACTACTACAAGGCCGTCATCGTCACCGAGGGTGGCGAAGCCGTCGGCATCATCACCGAAGCGGACATCGCGGCCGAACTCTCCTGAGGTTTTTGAGCGGGGACGCGGCCACTCGCTCGCGTGATCTGACACCCCACCCGGAACCGGTTCGCCGCCGTGCGTCCAGCCCGTTCCGGCGTCGCCTCGGACGCCTGCCCGCTACAGCTCCAGCCCGCGGATCGAGACGCCGTCGCCGTCCTCGACGTGGCCGATGATCCGGCCGTCCACCGCCTCCGCCAGCGCCTCGGCGTCCGACAGGGAGAGCGCCGCGACGAAGCCGGTCCCCATGTTGAACGTCCGGTGCATCTCCTCGTCCGAGACGTTGCCCGCCTCCTGGACGTAGTCGAACACCGGCTGGGGATCGAATGGATCGTCGATGGCGTACCGGTGATCGCCGAGCCGGTCGAGGTTGGTCCACCCGCCGCCCGTGACGTGGGCCGCCGCGTTGACGCCGTGTTCCCGCATCGGATCGAGGAGGTCGGTGTAGATGCGCGTCGGTTCGAGCAGCGCCTCGCCGAGGGTGTCGTAGTCGCCGAACGGACAGGGGTCGGTGTAGTCGTCCTCGCGCGTGACGGCCGTCCGCGCCAGCGTCAATCCGTTGGAGTGGATCCCCGAGGACGGCACCCCGACGAGCGCGTCGCCCACGTCGGCACGGCCGGGAAAGAGTGCGTCCTTCGCGGCGAGGCCGGCACAGGTGCCCGCGAGGTCGAGTCCCTTGACCACTTCGGGCATGACCGCCGTCTCGCCACCGACGAGTTCGATGCCCGCGCGCTCGGCCCCTTCGGCGAGCCCCTCGCCGATCTGTTCGGCGAAGCGTTCGTCGGGTTCGTCGACCGCGAGGTAGTCGACGAAGGCGACCGGCCGGACCCCCGCCGCCACGAGGTCGTTGGCGTTCATCGCGATGCAGTCGATGCCGACCGTCGAGTAGTCGGACAGCGCCTCGGCGACGAGGAGTTTCGTCCCGACGCCGTCGGTCGCCAGGCCGAGATAGCGGTCGCCGATGTCGAGGAGACCCGCGTAGTCGCCCGCGCTCTCGCCGACGGCACCGACGAGGGCGGCCGTCGCCGCCTCGCTCTCCGCGATGTCGACGCCCGTCGCCGCGTAGGTGAGTTCCTCGCTTTCGTCCTCGTCGTTCATGCGCGACACCCCGTCGGCCGGACGCAAAAGCACACCGCATCGACGGGGAGATATTTGTCGGCGCCGTGGGAAGGGAAAGCATGGATCGGACGTTCACCGTCGGCGCCGGCCTCACCGTCGTCGGCGTCTGTGGCTACGCCGGCGGCGTCTTCGTGGCCTACCCTGGGCGGGCGTTCTCGCTCACGGCGATCATGGTCGGCATCACGCTCGCAGCCATCGGCGACGGTCGGGGGGCGGGCGCGTGACCGTCCGCACGCTCGTCTACGACGGTGATCGGGTCGAGACGCGCGAATCCACCGACGCCGAGTCGCTCCGGGCCGCGCGCACGGCGACCGGCACGACTTGGACGCGCGCCTCGGACGTAACCGACGACGAACTCGAGCGACTGAGTGCGGGGTTCGGCCTCCACACGCTCGAAATCGAGGACGTGCGGAGCAACGTCAGCCCGAAGGTCGAACTGTTTCCGGATCACACGTTCGTCCTCGTCAAGACCGCCCGCCTGCGCGGTGGTGAGACGACGTTCGAGGAGGAGATTCGCGACCAACCGGTCGGCCTCTTCTTCGGCCACGACTGGATCGTCACGCTCGCGGTCGAGGAGACGGCGGCCGTCGAGACGGTGTGGGAGCGGGTGCACCGCGAGGAGCCACGGCTCCTCCAGCGCGACGCCGACTTCACCGCCTACCGCGTCCTCGACGCCGTCGTCGACGAGTATTTCGCCATCCTCGACGAGATCGGTCGCGATATCGAGGCGGTCGAAGACCGGATCATCGACGATCCGGACACCGAGACGTTGGAGATACTCAACAGCCTCCGTCGCGAACTCCTGTCGATCCGGCGGATCGTCTGGCCGACCCGTGACGCCGTGAGCGTCCTCGCACGCGGCGATGCCGACTACGTCCAGGCGTCGACGGAGAAGTACTACCGCGACGTGTACGACCATCTGATCCAGCACGTCGAACTGGTCGAGACGTATCGCGACCTGGCGAGTGGCGCGCGCGACATCTACCTCAACACGCTCTCGCAGTCGACCAACGAGGTGATGAAGCGCCTGACCGTCGTCGCG
This window of the Haloplanus rubicundus genome carries:
- the corA gene encoding magnesium/cobalt transporter CorA; its protein translation is MTVRTLVYDGDRVETRESTDAESLRAARTATGTTWTRASDVTDDELERLSAGFGLHTLEIEDVRSNVSPKVELFPDHTFVLVKTARLRGGETTFEEEIRDQPVGLFFGHDWIVTLAVEETAAVETVWERVHREEPRLLQRDADFTAYRVLDAVVDEYFAILDEIGRDIEAVEDRIIDDPDTETLEILNSLRRELLSIRRIVWPTRDAVSVLARGDADYVQASTEKYYRDVYDHLIQHVELVETYRDLASGARDIYLNTLSQSTNEVMKRLTVVATIILPLTFVVGVYGMNFGGGPYNMPELGWRFGYPAVLVGMALTATVMLQYFRSEGWL
- a CDS encoding CBS domain-containing protein, producing MELPTPQDLRERRTSLDLTQSALAEMAGVSQPLIARIEGGDVDPRLSTLRRIVAALDEAEGGVVRAEDLMNEELVSVAPDDSVADAERQMEDAAFSQLPVLQSGLPVGSISYSDIRRAGENVGQKAVAEIMSEQFPTVSREDSVDKISNLLDYYKAVIVTEGGEAVGIITEADIAAELS
- the purM gene encoding phosphoribosylformylglycinamidine cyclo-ligase, whose product is MNDEDESEELTYAATGVDIAESEAATAALVGAVGESAGDYAGLLDIGDRYLGLATDGVGTKLLVAEALSDYSTVGIDCIAMNANDLVAAGVRPVAFVDYLAVDEPDERFAEQIGEGLAEGAERAGIELVGGETAVMPEVVKGLDLAGTCAGLAAKDALFPGRADVGDALVGVPSSGIHSNGLTLARTAVTREDDYTDPCPFGDYDTLGEALLEPTRIYTDLLDPMREHGVNAAAHVTGGGWTNLDRLGDHRYAIDDPFDPQPVFDYVQEAGNVSDEEMHRTFNMGTGFVAALSLSDAEALAEAVDGRIIGHVEDGDGVSIRGLEL
- a CDS encoding histidine kinase N-terminal 7TM domain-containing protein: MAWDPTLYTVVGVVAAGLFFIIAAVGREHRSQPAAMAFLALITAMGGWALCYAVGLGFTTLDAQLVWQRSALAIGGLVPSLWFLFAVQYTNRDAWLTPAIRAVMIVDPLVFGLLTLTNPTHGLVWSDPALVTYGSLHAVEFTFGPAYLLHLAYTYVVTPVGFGLLLFSVVRSTLYRTQAGLLLVGAIPPLVANTTFALGIDPGVIPSLDYTPFAFVITGPCFGLALFRFDLLERVPVARKQIVADADDGFVVLDQNLRAVTANPSAERILGGPIEGDPIAEHFPADEFDLESVSGTTLTIVVEGQQRTYDVTHSTLSDDHGRTVGYVLQFRDVTDRHTYQQRLKVANRVLRHDLRNRMNVITGWADELAEHETEDVRVIGERITTTADELVELGEQVRLLVETADYVGRPNESVDLGAHVTPVVEDIRTAHPEATVETELPTGTTVLVPHPRLLTISVESLLENAVEHNDAERPWVKVTVESVSEPDDYTRLHVADDGPGIPEAELEALREGSETSLKHGSGLGLWLVHWTVTAAGGTVSFERRDPRGSVVTIALRPGD
- a CDS encoding DUF7563 family protein encodes the protein MPECQNCGAFVTRDYARVFTPDGVDEPRVCPRCEDMVRDGADVRTARSPRNS